A single window of Bordetella genomosp. 11 DNA harbors:
- a CDS encoding hydantoinase B/oxoprolinase family protein, with product MSFDKSTLQIFANYCVAAAESMAYTLVRTAHSAFIKETEDFSCTLMTPQGLTFASPKTLGATWYPGLDFSSVIDMAGPYEPGDVGMTNDAYSGYVATHTPDVMMWKPVFYEGEIVCYVGGHVHNTDMGGAVPASLSRTLTEIHQEGIRFIPSKIVRGGVLNEELMKLMEVNVRSPEQNRGDLNAQISMLMTGERRILEIIERFGIAAFKEGIQALLDYSEEQARVLVSEIPDGDYRFSEFADEDSVNGKPLRVALNLRVRGSELEFDFTGSDPQLNSSLNMPTGGKERHVLALVGLNYVLYTLNPGIMLNAGMIRVARCVLPEGTVVNPLPPAAVGMRSLTCKLVQYATIGAFSQALPERMPASPAGGMSIMNVRTASSSGQNVIAAIGPVGGGAGGALNGDGSEASGAIVAFLRNTPVEINEAEVPIRITRYGLVPGSAGVGKFRGGLGTVMEFKVFAPNSIVTARNRDKSRFASWGVLGGKAGSVSRFLRNPGSAREENLGVNDLIHCQPGDVIRLEGCGGGGYGPAIERDPESVAHDVRCGYVSVESARDDYFVVMSDGAVDVQATESLRARLRTAQAPAAGHFDYGPGRDEFERSWTEERYEALTSLLSSVPANWRHFLKIKIFDALEAKEKEGDVPAGAAVIFAIFDELKTEYPQLQPATA from the coding sequence ATGAGTTTCGACAAATCCACGCTGCAGATTTTCGCCAACTATTGTGTGGCGGCGGCGGAAAGCATGGCGTACACCCTGGTCCGGACCGCACACTCCGCGTTCATCAAGGAAACAGAGGATTTTTCCTGCACCCTGATGACCCCGCAGGGCTTGACGTTCGCTTCTCCCAAGACACTCGGAGCGACCTGGTATCCGGGCCTGGATTTCAGTTCCGTCATCGACATGGCGGGCCCGTACGAACCCGGCGACGTGGGCATGACCAACGATGCCTATAGCGGCTACGTCGCGACGCACACGCCGGACGTCATGATGTGGAAGCCCGTGTTCTACGAGGGCGAGATCGTCTGCTATGTGGGCGGCCACGTACACAACACCGATATGGGAGGCGCGGTCCCGGCATCCCTCTCACGCACATTGACGGAGATCCACCAGGAAGGGATCCGCTTCATCCCAAGCAAGATCGTGCGGGGCGGCGTGCTGAATGAAGAGCTGATGAAGCTCATGGAGGTGAACGTCCGCTCGCCGGAGCAGAACCGGGGCGACCTGAATGCCCAGATATCCATGCTCATGACCGGCGAACGGCGCATTCTGGAGATCATCGAGCGCTTCGGCATCGCCGCGTTCAAGGAAGGCATCCAGGCGCTGCTGGACTACTCGGAAGAGCAGGCCCGCGTGCTGGTGTCGGAGATCCCGGACGGCGACTATCGATTCTCGGAATTCGCCGACGAGGACTCCGTCAACGGCAAGCCCTTGAGGGTCGCCCTGAACCTGCGCGTGCGCGGCTCCGAACTGGAATTCGATTTCACAGGCAGCGACCCGCAACTGAACTCCTCGCTGAACATGCCGACAGGCGGGAAGGAAAGACACGTCCTGGCCCTCGTCGGCCTGAACTATGTGCTCTATACCCTTAATCCGGGCATCATGCTGAACGCTGGCATGATCCGGGTCGCGCGCTGCGTGCTGCCCGAAGGCACGGTGGTCAATCCCTTGCCCCCGGCGGCCGTCGGCATGCGCAGCCTGACGTGCAAGCTGGTGCAATACGCGACCATCGGCGCGTTCTCGCAGGCACTGCCCGAGCGCATGCCTGCCTCGCCGGCGGGCGGCATGAGCATCATGAACGTCCGCACCGCTTCCAGCAGCGGGCAAAACGTCATTGCCGCGATCGGCCCGGTCGGCGGCGGGGCGGGCGGCGCGCTCAACGGCGATGGGTCGGAAGCCTCCGGCGCCATCGTGGCGTTCCTGCGGAACACGCCCGTCGAGATCAACGAAGCGGAAGTGCCGATACGCATTACCCGTTACGGGCTGGTTCCGGGCAGCGCCGGCGTCGGCAAGTTCCGTGGCGGCCTGGGCACTGTGATGGAGTTCAAGGTCTTCGCGCCCAACTCCATCGTGACCGCGCGCAACCGCGACAAGTCCCGCTTCGCATCCTGGGGCGTACTTGGAGGCAAAGCCGGTTCGGTATCCCGATTCCTGCGCAATCCCGGGTCGGCGCGTGAAGAGAACCTTGGCGTGAACGACCTGATTCATTGCCAGCCCGGCGACGTCATCCGCCTGGAAGGCTGCGGCGGCGGCGGTTATGGTCCCGCCATCGAGCGCGACCCGGAGAGCGTCGCCCATGACGTTCGCTGCGGATACGTGTCGGTGGAATCGGCAAGGGACGACTACTTTGTCGTGATGTCGGATGGGGCCGTCGATGTCCAGGCTACCGAGAGCCTGCGTGCCAGGTTGCGCACGGCGCAGGCGCCGGCGGCCGGACACTTCGACTACGGCCCGGGCCGGGATGAATTCGAACGGTCCTGGACCGAGGAACGCTACGAAGCACTGACATCCTTGCTCTCCAGCGTGCCGGCCAACTGGCGCCACTTCCTGAAGATCAAGATCTTCGATGCGCTCGAAGCGAAGGAAAAGGAAGGCGATGTCCCCGCGGGGGCCGCGGTGATTTTCGCGATCTTCGACGAGCTCAAGACCGAGTATCCGCAACTGCAGCCGGCGACCGCGTAA
- a CDS encoding NAD(P)/FAD-dependent oxidoreductase, whose protein sequence is MKQPLLKIDLDVPFPKHVDVAIIGGGAAGVITAYELAKLGRTVGVFEKGRIAAEQSSRNWGWCRTLGRDTRELSMAKLSVKRWSEISAEIGADVGFRETGITFVTQSESELAGWEDWFQFAKRSGVAAEMLTREQANKVYAANGSPWIGGVRTFHDGYADPSCAIPLIARHAASMGVSVQQHCAVNELYFEGGKVAGVKTERGLVRAGAVVIAGGAWSSLFCVKHKIVLPTLNVYSSASKTRDDMQLDFSGPLKAPEFSLRERQDGGYTLAKSGRGSVPIVPNSLRYGRRFMGLYTSRRKSIKLQFGREFFRQLWSEFNYLYLNRSPFERNRILDPAPDMSLVRSAYEASEKVFPGLGPERLDIAWGGAIDNTPDGIPVVSEVDGIRNVYLCTGFSGHGFSSAMGAGHMLAQLINSGNTAPDLRHLSHRRFLTGERLAPNIIY, encoded by the coding sequence ATGAAGCAGCCGTTACTCAAGATCGACCTCGATGTCCCCTTTCCCAAGCACGTGGATGTTGCGATTATCGGCGGAGGCGCCGCGGGCGTCATCACCGCTTATGAACTGGCGAAGCTGGGGCGAACCGTAGGCGTTTTCGAGAAGGGACGAATCGCCGCCGAGCAGAGCAGCCGGAATTGGGGTTGGTGCCGTACTTTGGGTCGCGATACGCGCGAGCTCAGTATGGCCAAGCTCAGCGTAAAGCGGTGGTCGGAGATATCCGCGGAGATCGGCGCGGATGTCGGCTTTCGCGAGACCGGCATTACGTTCGTCACGCAAAGCGAATCGGAGCTCGCCGGCTGGGAAGACTGGTTCCAGTTCGCGAAACGCTCCGGCGTTGCCGCCGAAATGCTCACCCGCGAACAGGCCAACAAGGTCTATGCGGCGAACGGCAGCCCCTGGATAGGCGGGGTGCGCACTTTTCATGACGGTTATGCCGATCCGTCATGCGCAATACCGCTTATCGCGCGCCATGCCGCAAGTATGGGTGTTTCGGTGCAACAGCACTGTGCCGTCAATGAACTTTACTTCGAGGGCGGCAAGGTCGCAGGCGTCAAAACCGAGCGCGGTCTCGTCCGGGCTGGCGCGGTGGTCATCGCGGGCGGTGCCTGGTCCTCCCTGTTCTGTGTCAAGCACAAGATTGTGCTGCCGACATTGAACGTCTACTCGTCCGCGTCCAAAACCCGCGACGATATGCAGCTGGATTTCAGCGGCCCGCTGAAAGCGCCCGAGTTCTCGTTGCGCGAGCGCCAGGATGGCGGGTACACCCTGGCAAAGAGCGGACGCGGTTCCGTTCCCATCGTCCCCAACAGCCTGCGATACGGCAGGCGATTCATGGGGCTCTATACGAGCCGCCGCAAGAGCATAAAGCTTCAGTTCGGCCGCGAATTCTTCCGCCAGCTCTGGAGCGAGTTCAATTATCTGTACCTGAATCGCTCTCCGTTCGAACGCAATCGCATCCTCGACCCTGCGCCGGATATGTCGCTGGTGCGCTCGGCCTACGAGGCATCGGAAAAGGTCTTCCCCGGATTGGGCCCGGAGCGGCTCGATATCGCCTGGGGCGGCGCGATCGATAACACGCCCGATGGCATTCCGGTCGTGTCGGAAGTGGACGGAATCCGTAACGTGTATCTATGCACTGGCTTTAGCGGCCACGGATTCAGCAGCGCCATGGGGGCGGGGCATATGCTCGCGCAACTGATCAACAGCGGCAATACGGCCCCCGACCTCCGGCATCTATCGCATAGACGCTTTCTGACCGGGGAAAGACTGGCGCCGAATATCATTTACTGA
- a CDS encoding ABC transporter substrate-binding protein yields the protein MKTTRRDFFSVCGSVGALAGLPSFAWAQETPKKGGNVRFAVQNGSVSDTLDPAKGAHSGDWTKQFCVFNALTEFNDSLIPDLALAERLESTDGMNWHVTIRKGVQFHDGAELSADDVVYSLMRHKDPALASRAFSIAKEFADVKANGKYEVAITLVRPNFDFPSVLGASYFLIVKNGATDFAKPVGTGPFIVDNFTPGRGFSGKRNPNYWKPGLPHLDTVEIVSVPDNAARVNAVLAGDVDICSLVTHGYADQVKRSNSADLVVNKLGLYTDLILRQDNPIAGNADFVAAVRYMQDRKRMVDYVMRGYGLIGNDHPVAPWDPYYLEGLPQRAFDLDKAKFHMKKSGLAGQSLEVICQPGIAASVEGAQFLQGYGAAVGFNFKVKQVPTDGYWSTYWTKFPITYGSINNRPNVGMIFELFYTSTSTLNEAKWINPKMDQLLDAARAQGDFQKRKAIYGDMQVLAHESSGTVIPVFDMILDGVSKKVRGYKPNPSGMSMGYRFAEAVWRA from the coding sequence ATGAAGACCACCAGAAGGGATTTTTTCTCGGTATGCGGCTCGGTTGGCGCGCTTGCGGGCCTGCCGTCGTTCGCATGGGCGCAGGAAACTCCCAAGAAGGGCGGAAACGTACGGTTTGCCGTCCAGAATGGCTCCGTATCCGATACCCTGGATCCGGCCAAGGGCGCGCATTCCGGTGACTGGACCAAGCAGTTCTGCGTGTTCAATGCCCTGACCGAATTCAATGATTCATTGATTCCGGACCTGGCGCTCGCCGAACGCCTGGAAAGCACCGACGGTATGAATTGGCACGTCACGATCAGGAAAGGCGTCCAGTTTCACGATGGCGCGGAGCTGTCCGCCGATGACGTGGTGTATTCGTTGATGCGGCACAAGGATCCGGCCCTGGCGTCAAGAGCCTTTTCTATCGCCAAGGAGTTCGCCGACGTCAAGGCGAACGGCAAGTACGAGGTCGCGATCACGCTCGTGCGTCCCAACTTCGATTTTCCCTCGGTACTGGGGGCCAGCTACTTTCTTATCGTCAAGAACGGCGCCACCGATTTCGCGAAGCCGGTCGGGACGGGTCCCTTCATCGTGGACAATTTCACGCCGGGGCGGGGGTTTTCCGGCAAGCGCAACCCGAACTATTGGAAGCCGGGGCTGCCTCATCTGGATACGGTCGAAATCGTCAGCGTCCCGGACAATGCCGCCCGCGTCAATGCGGTGCTGGCGGGCGACGTCGATATCTGCTCCCTGGTGACTCACGGCTATGCCGACCAGGTCAAGCGCAGCAACAGCGCGGATCTGGTCGTGAACAAGCTGGGCCTGTACACCGATCTGATCCTGCGGCAGGACAACCCGATCGCCGGCAACGCGGACTTTGTCGCGGCGGTTCGCTACATGCAGGATCGCAAGCGCATGGTCGACTATGTCATGCGCGGCTATGGCCTGATCGGCAACGATCACCCTGTGGCGCCCTGGGACCCGTACTATCTGGAAGGCTTGCCGCAGCGTGCGTTCGATCTGGACAAAGCCAAGTTCCATATGAAAAAAAGCGGCCTGGCCGGCCAGTCGCTGGAGGTCATCTGCCAGCCCGGCATCGCGGCTTCCGTCGAGGGCGCACAGTTCCTGCAAGGCTACGGCGCGGCGGTGGGCTTCAACTTCAAGGTGAAGCAGGTGCCTACGGATGGATATTGGTCGACATACTGGACCAAGTTTCCCATCACCTATGGGTCGATCAACAACCGTCCGAATGTCGGGATGATATTCGAGCTGTTCTACACGTCGACTTCGACACTCAACGAAGCGAAATGGATCAATCCAAAGATGGATCAGCTGCTGGATGCCGCCCGGGCACAGGGCGATTTCCAGAAGCGCAAGGCAATCTATGGGGATATGCAGGTACTTGCGCACGAAAGCTCGGGCACGGTCATCCCGGTTTTCGACATGATCCTGGACGGTGTGTCGAAGAAGGTACGAGGCTATAAGCCCAACCCCTCGGGGATGAGCATGGGATATCGTTTCGCGGAAGCCGTCTGGCGGGCCTAA
- a CDS encoding ABC transporter ATP-binding protein, whose translation MTQGIVSVTDLRVVARTPAGDTPIVKDVSFDIAKGEVLALIGESGSGKTTIALALLGYTRTGCRIAGGSIVFGGTDIPSAPGNTLRRLRGNKVAYVAQSAAASFNPSLNIMDQVTESVRVHGLMGPDAARRKAVDLFRSLALPSPETIGNRYPHQVSGGQLQRLMAAMALMSDPELVIFDEPTTALDVTTQIEVLLAFKKAIKDHNISAVYVSHDLAVVAQVADRAIVLRNGEIQEMGDLAQIVNTPAHAYTRSLMAVAAPVARLDDTDASNAAEQPVLLEVKGLTAGYGRKDREGLPAVPILHDVNMTVRRGSTMGVIGESGSGKSTLAYVMAGLLAPARGSVHFDGLPLAGNVTERSAELHRRIQLVFQNADKVLNPAHDVATILSRPLLLFKRCAKKDIPRRVSELLDMVKLPASMAGSRPGELSGGQKQRINLARALAAEPDIIICDEVTSALDTVVATAILDLLVELRRALGMTYLFISHDISTVGTVCDDITVLFKGRKVDSCERAALNGPERHPYTSLLLDSVPELRPGWLEASCERINERRLAL comes from the coding sequence ATGACGCAAGGTATCGTCTCGGTCACCGATCTGCGGGTCGTCGCCCGCACGCCCGCTGGGGACACCCCCATCGTCAAGGACGTCAGCTTCGACATCGCCAAGGGAGAAGTGCTGGCCCTGATCGGCGAGTCCGGCTCCGGGAAAACCACCATCGCGTTGGCGCTGCTCGGCTATACGCGAACGGGGTGCCGCATCGCCGGGGGCAGTATCGTCTTCGGCGGGACCGATATCCCAAGCGCGCCGGGCAATACGTTGCGCCGCCTGCGTGGCAACAAGGTCGCGTATGTCGCACAAAGCGCCGCCGCATCGTTCAACCCGTCGCTCAACATCATGGACCAGGTGACGGAAAGCGTCCGTGTGCATGGCCTCATGGGGCCCGATGCCGCCCGCCGCAAGGCGGTGGACCTGTTCAGGTCGCTTGCGCTGCCTTCTCCCGAAACGATAGGCAATCGGTATCCACATCAGGTATCCGGCGGACAGCTGCAGCGCCTGATGGCTGCGATGGCGCTCATGTCGGATCCCGAGTTGGTCATCTTCGACGAGCCCACCACCGCTTTGGACGTCACGACACAGATCGAAGTCCTGTTGGCGTTCAAGAAAGCAATCAAAGACCACAACATCAGCGCGGTCTATGTATCGCACGACCTTGCCGTGGTGGCGCAGGTCGCCGATCGCGCCATCGTCCTGCGCAATGGCGAAATCCAGGAAATGGGCGACCTCGCCCAGATCGTCAATACACCCGCGCATGCATACACCCGCAGCCTGATGGCCGTGGCCGCTCCAGTTGCGCGACTGGACGACACCGACGCCAGCAATGCCGCCGAACAGCCCGTGCTGCTGGAGGTCAAGGGTTTGACTGCCGGTTACGGCAGGAAAGACCGCGAGGGCCTGCCGGCGGTGCCCATCCTGCATGATGTGAACATGACGGTTCGCCGTGGATCCACCATGGGCGTCATCGGCGAATCGGGATCCGGGAAATCGACCCTTGCCTACGTCATGGCCGGACTGCTGGCCCCCGCACGCGGTTCGGTGCATTTCGACGGTCTGCCCCTTGCAGGCAATGTCACCGAACGCAGCGCGGAGCTGCACCGCCGCATCCAACTGGTTTTCCAGAACGCGGACAAGGTACTCAATCCCGCCCATGACGTCGCGACCATCCTCTCGCGTCCGCTGCTGCTGTTCAAGCGATGCGCCAAAAAAGATATCCCCCGCCGCGTCTCCGAGCTGCTGGATATGGTGAAACTGCCGGCCAGCATGGCGGGCAGCCGTCCCGGCGAGCTTTCCGGCGGCCAGAAGCAGCGCATCAACCTGGCGCGGGCCCTAGCCGCCGAACCGGACATCATCATCTGCGATGAGGTGACGTCCGCCCTGGATACGGTCGTGGCCACGGCCATCCTGGACCTGCTTGTGGAACTGCGGCGCGCCTTGGGCATGACATACCTGTTCATCAGCCACGACATATCGACTGTCGGCACCGTATGCGACGACATCACGGTCCTGTTCAAGGGCCGCAAGGTGGACAGCTGCGAGCGGGCCGCGCTGAACGGCCCGGAGCGCCATCCTTATACCTCTTTGTTGCTCGACTCCGTGCCGGAACTGCGTCCCGGCTGGCTCGAGGCATCCTGCGAACGTATCAATGAACGGCGGCTGGCGCTATAA
- a CDS encoding hydantoinase/oxoprolinase family protein, translated as MGLRIGVDIGGSFADFAVLDDETRTIRTLKVFSRPDEPGSEVLAGMAKLGERYGIDPKDVAYFTHGTTVGVNAVVQRRGLKLGLITTRNFEDVLDIARLKIPDMYHLTSKRPAPLITRDRVFGVIERLAADGSEETPVDKESVLAAAQAAQAAGCEGIVVSLLHSYRNPAHEKQVKELIAAALPGMFVSCSHEVWPIIREYERTLTAVIGGYVQPRVANYLTRLQSALAQAGVGVDLKVTKSNGGVMSAEYGKSNCVQMILSGTASGVIGAAYVSQQCGVKRCMSLDIGGTTADMALIIDGEPQYATGEYIGDFQIHIPSVSVSSVGDGGGSIAWVDRFGVLKVGPDSAGSNPGPVCYGRGGTQPTITDAFAVLGIIGGAELGYNAVKVDVQAARDAIAPLAQKLGKSLGETAEAIVNVSVSSMYAGVSRIVSRFGIDPREFTLMPFGGAGPMMACYLARALNVGKMLVPTTPGVLSALGGLIADLKNDFVKTTYYDVTPRTLQALERERALLERQALDWLASEGGDTGKAAIAVSADMRYRGQSFEIDTPLDPEWIRNGDMKNIAEAFHAEHRRLYGHSDANAMLQIVALRLVITSRTPKPSLREVARGEGVPEPLKHMQVWMDGENRDVPLYRRTDLLGGHRVAGPAVIAQDDCTTTVLPGYIVDVDAYGNLEIQAGGSEEH; from the coding sequence ATGGGATTGAGAATCGGGGTCGATATCGGTGGCTCTTTCGCCGATTTCGCCGTCCTGGACGACGAAACGCGTACGATCCGCACGTTGAAAGTCTTCTCGCGTCCGGATGAGCCCGGCAGCGAAGTACTGGCCGGCATGGCCAAGCTGGGAGAGCGCTACGGCATAGATCCGAAAGACGTCGCCTACTTCACGCACGGCACGACCGTAGGCGTCAACGCGGTGGTACAGCGGCGCGGTCTCAAGCTCGGCCTGATCACGACCCGAAACTTCGAAGACGTCCTGGACATCGCGCGATTGAAGATCCCGGACATGTACCATCTGACCTCGAAGCGCCCCGCTCCGTTGATCACGCGGGACCGTGTCTTCGGCGTCATCGAGCGTCTCGCGGCGGACGGTTCCGAAGAAACCCCCGTCGACAAGGAAAGCGTGCTCGCCGCGGCACAGGCTGCCCAAGCCGCGGGTTGCGAGGGGATCGTGGTCTCTCTGCTGCACTCCTATCGCAATCCCGCCCACGAAAAGCAGGTCAAGGAACTTATCGCGGCCGCACTGCCGGGGATGTTCGTCTCCTGCTCGCACGAAGTCTGGCCCATCATCCGCGAGTACGAGCGCACGCTGACGGCGGTCATAGGCGGCTATGTGCAACCTCGTGTGGCCAACTACCTGACCCGCCTGCAAAGCGCGCTTGCGCAAGCCGGCGTGGGGGTCGATCTCAAGGTCACGAAATCCAATGGCGGCGTCATGAGCGCCGAGTATGGTAAGAGCAACTGCGTGCAGATGATCCTGTCCGGCACCGCGTCCGGCGTGATCGGGGCCGCCTACGTTTCCCAGCAATGCGGTGTCAAGCGCTGCATGAGCCTGGACATAGGCGGCACGACCGCGGACATGGCCTTGATCATCGATGGGGAACCCCAGTACGCCACAGGCGAGTACATCGGCGACTTCCAGATCCATATCCCGTCCGTCTCGGTGTCTTCGGTCGGCGACGGCGGCGGCTCCATTGCCTGGGTGGACCGCTTCGGCGTGCTGAAAGTCGGCCCGGACAGCGCCGGCTCGAATCCTGGGCCCGTGTGCTACGGACGCGGCGGCACCCAACCGACCATCACCGATGCCTTTGCTGTCCTCGGCATCATCGGCGGGGCCGAACTCGGCTACAACGCGGTCAAGGTCGATGTGCAAGCCGCGCGCGATGCCATCGCGCCCTTGGCGCAGAAGCTCGGCAAGAGCCTGGGCGAGACGGCGGAAGCGATCGTCAACGTGTCGGTTTCCAGCATGTACGCCGGCGTAAGCCGCATCGTTTCGCGCTTCGGTATCGATCCCCGCGAATTCACATTGATGCCATTCGGCGGCGCGGGCCCGATGATGGCCTGCTATCTGGCGCGCGCCTTGAATGTGGGCAAGATGCTCGTTCCCACCACGCCCGGCGTGCTGTCGGCGCTGGGGGGCCTGATCGCCGACCTGAAGAACGATTTCGTCAAGACCACGTATTACGACGTGACGCCGCGGACCTTGCAGGCATTGGAGCGAGAGCGAGCCCTGCTGGAAAGGCAGGCGCTGGACTGGCTGGCATCCGAAGGCGGCGACACCGGCAAGGCGGCCATCGCCGTTTCGGCGGACATGCGCTATCGCGGCCAATCGTTCGAGATCGATACGCCGCTGGACCCCGAGTGGATACGAAACGGCGACATGAAGAACATCGCCGAAGCCTTCCACGCCGAACATAGGCGCCTGTACGGCCATAGCGATGCGAACGCCATGCTGCAGATCGTCGCGCTGCGGCTGGTCATCACGTCGCGCACGCCCAAGCCCAGCCTGCGCGAGGTCGCGCGCGGCGAAGGCGTTCCCGAACCGCTCAAGCACATGCAGGTATGGATGGACGGCGAAAACAGGGATGTCCCGCTGTATCGCAGGACGGATTTGCTTGGGGGACATCGCGTCGCGGGCCCTGCCGTCATTGCGCAGGACGATTGCACGACCACTGTGCTGCCCGGCTATATCGTAGACGTGGATGCCTATGGCAATCTGGAAATACAGGCTGGCGGTAGCGAGGAGCACTGA